In Vibrio celticus, one genomic interval encodes:
- the yidD gene encoding membrane protein insertion efficiency factor YidD, whose amino-acid sequence MASPVSPFAWIALIPIYFYRWFISPLIGPRCRFTPTCSLYAIEALKAHGFVKGCWLSGKRLLKCHPLNEGGFDPVPPVQKQDRDK is encoded by the coding sequence ATGGCTTCGCCTGTCTCGCCCTTCGCGTGGATAGCGCTAATACCCATCTATTTTTATAGATGGTTTATTAGTCCACTCATCGGCCCACGCTGCCGATTTACTCCAACCTGCTCTTTATATGCGATAGAAGCGTTGAAAGCTCACGGTTTTGTAAAAGGGTGTTGGTTATCAGGCAAACGTCTATTAAAATGCCATCCTTTGAACGAAGGGGGCTTTGACCCCGTTCCACCAGTCCAAAAACAAGACAGAGATAAATAA